From a region of the Salarias fasciatus chromosome 6, fSalaFa1.1, whole genome shotgun sequence genome:
- the LOC115389753 gene encoding 5-hydroxytryptamine receptor 4, whose translation MDNLSLGWLEEANDSLQMELGSCTTLRNPASRIFLYAFLSVGILCTVVGNFLVVLAIAYFKQLQSPTNSFVMSLAVADCLVGLVVMPYSMIRTVEGCWYFGSLFCRLHSSLDVMLCTASIFHLSCIAYDRYYAVCNPLLYSLKMSNSRVALLIAVCWAVPMFISFGPIMLDLHIAGVDVPIPQDLCVFLVNRVYAVMASLVAFYLPMAIMLVAYWKIFKAAKRQAMQISAMESQMASGVGKDSSKKKKHRNTMKREGKAAKTLGIIMGVFLLFWMPFFTVNIVDPFIDYSTEVVVWDVFLWLGYINSSLNPFLYGFFNRSFRRAFLMIMGCRVCLPGSSPGMDLSHTRKEADHP comes from the coding sequence ATGGATAACCTCAGCTTGGGGTGGCTCGAGGAGGCCAACGACTCCCTCCAGATGGAGCTTGGGTCCTGCACAACTCTGAGAAACCCGGCCTCCCGCATTTTCCTGTACGCCTTCCTCTCTGTCGGCATCCTCTGCACCGTGGTGGGAAACTTCCTGGTGGTCTTGGCCATTGCTTACTTTAAGCAGCTGCAGTCTCCCACCAACTCCTTCGTCATGTCCCTGGCGGTGGCCGACTGCCTCGTGGGCCTGGTGGTGATGCCTTACAGTATGATCCGCACCGTGGAGGGATGCTGGTACTTCGGCTCCCTTTTCTGCCGGCTCCACTCCAGCCTGGACGTCATGCTCTGCACTGCGTCCATTTTTCACCTCAGCTGCATTGCTTACGATCGCTACTACGCCGTCTGCAACCCCCTGCTTTATTCCCTGAAGATGTCCAACAGTCGAGTGGCTCTGCTCATCGCCGTTTGTTGGGCGGTTCccatgtttatttcatttggcCCCATCATGCTCGATCTTCACATCGCCGGTGTCGACGTGCCGATTCCTCAGGACCTTTGCGTCTTCCTGGTCAATCGCGTCTACGCGGTCATGGCCTCCCTGGTGGCCTTCTACCTGCCCATGGCCATCATGCTCGTTGCCTACTGGAAGATCTTCAAAGCTGCCAAGCGCCAGGCCATGCAGATCAGTGCCATGGAGAGCCAGATGGCGTCCGGAGTGGGAAAAGACtccagcaagaagaaaaaacaccgGAATACAATGAAGAGGGAAGGAAAGGCAGCAAAAACTTTAGGGATCATCATGggagttttccttcttttctggATGCCTTTTTTTACCGTCAACATTGTGGACCCGTTCATTGACTACAGCACGGAGGTGGTGGTCTGGGACGTTTTTCTGTGGTTAGGCTATATCAACTCATCTCTAAACCCCTTCCTGTATGGTTTCTTCAACCGTTCCTTTCGGAGAGCATTCCTCATGATCATGGGCTGCAGGGTTTGCCTTCCTGGATCATCTCCGGGGATGGATTTATCACACACCAGGAAAGAGGCCGATCACCCTTAA